Proteins encoded in a region of the Roseomonas haemaphysalidis genome:
- a CDS encoding RidA family protein, with amino-acid sequence MAKRDAVFPPGRQALYDNHRYSAAIRSGDLLFVSGQVGSREDGLPEPDYTKQVQLAFDRLAAVLRAAGCSFDDVVDVTTFHTDPERQFSAMMAVRDTVIGPPPYPNWTAVGVTWLAGFDFEIKVIARIPAPA; translated from the coding sequence ATGGCCAAACGTGATGCCGTCTTCCCGCCCGGCCGACAGGCCCTTTACGACAACCACCGCTATTCCGCCGCCATCCGCTCCGGTGACCTGCTGTTCGTGTCAGGGCAGGTGGGTAGTCGCGAAGACGGCTTGCCGGAGCCTGACTACACCAAGCAGGTCCAACTGGCGTTCGACCGGCTTGCCGCGGTGCTGCGGGCGGCGGGATGCAGCTTCGACGACGTGGTGGACGTGACCACCTTTCACACCGACCCGGAGCGGCAGTTCAGCGCCATGATGGCCGTGCGGGACACGGTGATCGGCCCGCCGCCTTATCCCAACTGGACGGCGGTGGGCGTCACGTGGCTCGCCGGCTTCGACTTCGAGATCAAGGTCATCGCGCGCATTCCCGCGCCGGCATGA
- a CDS encoding TetR/AcrR family transcriptional regulator yields the protein MQETRDRLIQAARAAFAEKGFAASSMDELTAAAGLTRGALYHNFGDKKGLLRAVIEQLDAEMLAKARKARNSAHTPWLGFLAEGVAYIELALEPEIQRIMLLDGPAVLGDPSQWPGQNACLQTTTDSIAALIEAKTLRPVDAEAAARLINGAALNAALWVAASADPRAVLPKAVEAFRCLASGLLAPGAGG from the coding sequence ATGCAGGAAACCCGGGACAGGCTGATCCAGGCTGCCCGCGCGGCCTTTGCGGAAAAGGGGTTCGCGGCATCGTCCATGGATGAGCTGACCGCCGCCGCCGGGCTGACGCGCGGCGCGCTGTATCACAACTTCGGCGACAAGAAGGGCCTGCTGCGCGCGGTGATCGAACAACTCGATGCAGAGATGCTGGCCAAGGCCCGAAAGGCACGAAACAGCGCGCACACCCCCTGGCTGGGCTTTCTGGCCGAAGGCGTGGCCTATATCGAGTTGGCGCTGGAGCCCGAGATCCAGAGGATCATGCTGCTGGATGGACCCGCCGTCTTGGGCGACCCCTCGCAATGGCCGGGGCAGAATGCCTGTCTGCAAACCACCACCGATAGCATCGCCGCGCTGATCGAGGCGAAGACCCTGCGCCCCGTGGATGCCGAGGCCGCGGCGCGATTGATCAACGGAGCGGCGCTGAACGCCGCCCTTTGGGTGGCCGCGTCGGCGGACCCGCGCGCCGTGCTGCCCAAGGCCGTGGAGGCCTTCCGCTGCCTGGCTTCCGGCCTGCTGGCGCCCGGCGCCGGCGGATGA